The Camelina sativa cultivar DH55 chromosome 16, Cs, whole genome shotgun sequence sequence acaccaaagGCAACCGCAACCACTCTTTACTACTAGTAGTAACATTAAACGTCTGAGAGAACTACAACGACTTCcagattcttctccttcatcatcatcaggttCTTACCTTCTTTTCTCTCCTACTTAATGCTCTCTTGTATAAGAGTTTATATAAATCTCACCAGATCACATCTTGATTTTTAGCATTTTCGAATTTCTTTGACTTTTTGAGTTAATTGTATTTGACCTGAAGattgaaaatttggaaaattgGATCTCATGAGTCATAAACCTAAAACCATATAGAATACATGTCGATTCTTCATGCACATATGATGACGCTTAAATCAAGatgcacacatatatatatataaaatccatgtttttttttcttgaattcgACTGTATGAAGATCCATGATGAATTAGGTTTACTATTtgatgtaaaaactaaaaatgatcACAAGCCGGTTTGCTtatgattcttgattttttgttttcttccatttttgtgtgtgtgtttattctTGATTATTTTAAGAACTAGATTAATTAGTAAATATAAAGCACCATAATGATCATTGACAATATCTTGAAATGTAGCAATCTTGTGTATGTCACTTGTTCTTTAAAGttccaatagaaaaaaatattgctacgtacaaaaacaaatttattgaacAATACTCGATCGTGAATCAAAGCATGTGATATTGAAACATTCTTTCCGATATTAGGTGTACAAATCCGCACCACTCCGGAACATTTACCGGCAGAGTTGAATTTTCCGGCAGATTTTCGCTGCCTAAAAGTGAGTTCGATCCACGACGGAAAAGAGCAATACGCTTATCAGACGACGGTGAACATTGGCGGACACATTTTCAGAGGGATTCTTCACGATCAAGGACCCGAAAAAGTGATGGTAGATCATcataataatagaaattgtAATAATCGTCAAGAGACGTTACTTCCACCTTCAACTTCTTCATATCCATTGATGATCACTAGTCATTTTACCGATTTCATGTCCGGCAGCAACCAATATTCTTCAGTCCTAAGAAGATAGATAGTTTTTAATTGGTATACTTCTTGTAATCTAATGAAATGGTGTGCTACTTCAAGTTAGGGCTCTCACATATTGCTACTTCTCTCGCTCCTACATATTACGTTAATTCATTTACAGTCATATATCTAATTAACACTTTTTTCTTGTTAGCGCATTTCATATAATAGCTTCATTGTTGTATGCATAaaccattttgtttttaatgaacTTATATCTACACACAACAATCTAACACTCTAGGGAAAGAAATAAGAAGTTGAAAAGAACCACGTAAATCTTATCTAGCtaatcatgaaaagaaaaacaaaatctaggATCTAGctccaaaaaaaacagaagatagATTTAGTATACATATGAGTtgcacaaaaaataaatttagtatacatatgatgatgatgaggataaaTTTAGAGCATCTTCCAAAGTCGTAACTAAATGATTTGTGTCCATAATATTATAGTCATAGACAAATGAGTATGTTAACAGGTGGCCGTTGAGAGGGGGATTAACTTCTGTGTCTTTACCTACTAGCCTGCTTTATTTACTCATCAATTCCATACTATTATAGTTCTATTTAATGGTGCATAGATACTTCAAAAGTGTTTACGTTTTTTTAATGGTTACATCAATAATCAAACTGATCTATCTACCTGTTTATAATCTAATTGTCAACACCAATAACTAACATATCCACaataataatagttaaaaaCCATAATCGTATCATACATGACCACGTATATTGTgaataatcataaattttcagctcaaaaattaattatgagtaaataaatgaacaaaatatccatcatatattcatatcttATGTCAATTTCATAAGTGAGACTCGATAACAATTTTTATCGGCCTACCTTGAATTGAGTCTCATCTAATggattctaaatttctaataagGCAAAACTGTAGAAAAGAGTTAGTTATCTAGCGATGAGAATAATCAAGCTTGCATCACAATTTTGCATTTATAAAAAGGCTACGTCGTATATGAGTGTGTTTGCAAGTAAAGTTAGATGTTCTTGCTTTGGATTTTAAAGATTCGATTATATGTGTTATAGTTATATCCGTGaatcattctttttctttaggaagcctttttatatacaagtatatCAAAGATAAGTTTCCTTAAACAGGTGTCGGTATCGTACATTATAAGATGCGATCTCCTTTTAGCATTAGCTTTTTGGAATTATTCGCTCCCCCTAAA is a genomic window containing:
- the LOC104751797 gene encoding protein SHI RELATED SEQUENCE 3-like, encoding MMMIMGRRCEDCGNQAKKECVYMRCRTCCKSKAFHCQTHIKSTWVPAYRRSHHQQHQHQRQPQPLFTTSSNIKRLRELQRLPDSSPSSSSGVQIRTTPEHLPAELNFPADFRCLKVSSIHDGKEQYAYQTTVNIGGHIFRGILHDQGPEKVMVDHHNNRNCNNRQETLLPPSTSSYPLMITSHFTDFMSGSNQYSSVLRR